Proteins encoded in a region of the Anopheles aquasalis chromosome 2, idAnoAquaMG_Q_19, whole genome shotgun sequence genome:
- the LOC126573339 gene encoding proton-coupled folate transporter, with the protein MRSSEESAERASGSSRSSTTTPQLPQKPTGLPDGDDRSLPDSVTTVASQRVPWYRKISVEPTMFLYMMAFMLTSVVEQAFFLYKACTVDHGYSHEVCLNIEQYQDIKKEVQVTTSTFHQWNNIAMYVVPIFLAMFLGAWSDRRGRKLPLVLGLIGKLFYSVMIVVNTRMPTWPVEYIIYTATLPSVLTGADIAIFASCFAYISDITTVEERTLRITILDATYLSTMPIGVALGNVIFNHTGKSYTIMFAINASLLACSIIYSVLFLKSRTTERQCSIRELPWYRMPLDFFDRQHIVRSVQTFVKKRTLHRRTYLYLLMVAMSFYTFQRDEKPKMYLYTQLRFNWDTDLYSYFKTYQSAAYVVMMFLGVPFFTRVLGLKDTIIIMIGALAHASARFVYIFAQVGWVLYIGATISSVGPVVAPVLRSMISKMVPNTERGIIFSFLSVFDNAVPLFSGVLYTQVYNSSINTYPQAVFLLTMGTQMVVFFIALAIHFSLRGRTLDESAPIDKPPSTTLIDGDLKDHAIQAAFPNGNSQQR; encoded by the exons ATGCGATCGTCGGAAGAAAGTGCTGAG CGTGCtagcggtagcagcaggtCCAGCACCACGACGCCACAGTTACCACAGAAGCCAACGGGACTGCCGGACGGTGATGATAGGAGTTTACCGGATAGCGTTACGACGGTGGCGTCACAACGAGTGCCATGGTATCGCAAGATTTCCGTTGAACCAACGATGTTCCTGTATATGATGGCATTCATGCTAACCTCGGTCGTGGAGCAAGCGTTCTTCCTGTACAAAGCCTGCACGGTCGATCATGGGTACTCGCATGAAGTCTGTCTCAACATTGAGCAGTACCAGGACATCAAGAAGGAGGTCCAGGTTACGACGTCCACCTTTCATCAGTGGAACAACATCGCCATGTACGTGGTGCCCATCTTTCTGGCCATGTTTCTCGGTGCTTGGTCGGATCGGAGAGGCCGCAAGCTTCCGCTGGTGCTCGGACTGATCGGGAAGCTGTTCTACTCGGTCATGATAGTGGTGAACACGCGGATGCCCACGTGGCCCGTCGAGTATATTATCTACACGGCGACACTGCCCAGTGTGCTGACCGGTGCCGATATAGCGATCTTTGCAAGCTGTTTCGCTTACATCTCCGATATCACGACGGTGGAGGAGCGCACGCTGCGTATAACGATTCTGGATGCAACTTACCTTAGCACGATGCCAATCGGTGTAGCACTCGGTAATGTGATCTTCAACCACACCGGCAAATCGTACACGATCATGTTCGCTATTAATGCCTCGCTGCTTGCCTGCTCAATCATCTACTCCGTGCTGTTCCTGAAATCACGAACCACCGAACGGCAGTGTTCTATCCGTGAACTCCCGTGGTATCGGATGCCACTCGATTTCTTCGACCGTCAGCACATTGTTCGTTCGGTGCAAACGTTCGTGAAGAAGCGCACACTGCATCGACGCACCTATCTGTATCTGCTCATGGTGGCCATGTCGTTCTACACGTTCCAGCGGGATGAGAAACCGAAAATGTACCTGTACACTCAGCTGCGCTTCAACTGGGATACGGATCTGTATAGCTACTTCAAGACGTACCAATCGGCGGCCTATGTTGTGATGATGTTCCTCGGTGTACCGTTCTTTACGCGTGTGCTGGGCCTTAAGgatacgatcatcatcatgattggTGCCCTCGCACATGCCAGTGCTCGTTTTGTGTACATTTTTGCTCAGGTTGGCTGGGTGCTGTACATAGGGGCCACGATTTCCAGTGTCGGTCCCGTGGTGGCACCCGTCCTGCGCTCGATGATATCGAAAATGGTGCCAAACACGGAGCGGGGAATCATTTTCTCCTTCCTGTCCGTGTTCGATAACGCGGTGCCGCTGTTTAGCGGTGTGCTCTACACGCAGGTGTACAATTCCTCGATCAACACGTACCCGCAAGCGGTTTTTCTGCTCACGATGGGTACCCAGATGGTGGTTTTCTTCATAGCGCT TGCGATTCACTTTTCATTGCGAGGGCGAACACTGGACGAGAGTGCACCGATCGATAAACCACCGAGCACAACGCTGATCGACGGTGATTTGAAAGATCACGCTATCCAAGCGGCATTTCCAAACGGTAACAGCCAACAACGGTGA
- the LOC126573338 gene encoding SET and MYND domain-containing protein 4, translated as MTNIDSDPLFTSLCNEKTLQSQKEGFFNVFYESVADNFKGVNSNWLTEVYHRVPSDAAKLRLMYDDPVVAYEVQGTLEHVKPVFRGKDAKFSWQRREQALKLLAENKTQMALMMACQAVMRAPAQGVDKFIDKGLTLALALWTRAEVFIRMLDGKRALQDLQLAAKCGLPVKQNADYYSRVAKCYALCGEDARAEVSAKLFHSLAGHNDYALGRLKEDLEDLRVLKRETPSKEEEKALPTFTGEAANSELTGASSKIKLVGSKDDSRGRYIAAAEDIPPGEPILAEPAIAACLYPKFFGSHCNACFNRLVAPVACPDCCGVAFCSVACRDSACASYHRFECQYLDLMIGSGMSILCHLALRIVLASGTPQAAIEKGKALLEHLCAHSQLREAEDHFKRTLMTTFLLSILQKVEFFGRRTTESPEPNDLELQVGTIILGLLQTLQFNAHEIYETRITGEHRVDSAKVQYLGVGIYRTASMFNHECYPGVSRTFLGTSIIFHTSRPIRCGAVVPENYGPHFLRQTKPMRQRNLRSRYWFKCDCRTCAEDWPLLERLIDEPRLLCPSEGCENVLAFPTKPSKRSIKCNKCKKQVNLEPSMKMVDASEQLYASAAEMITNERIDEAIELLTNGLKMFAQVAVPPHKPTHIAEESLRVCFADKATTNRY; from the exons ATGACGAACATTGATAGTGATCCCCTGTTCACGTCGTTGTGCAACGAAAAGACGCTCCAGTCACAGAAGGAGGGCTTCTTTAACGTGTTCTACGAGTCGGTGGCTGACAACTTTAAAGGGGTCAACAGCAACTGGCTAACGGAGGTGTACCATCGTGTGCCGAGCGATGCAGCCAAGCTGCGCCTAATGTACGATGATCCGGTAGTGGCGTACGAAGTTCAGGGTACGCTCGAGCACGTGAAACCCGTATTCCGCGGGAAGGATGCAAAGTTTTCGTGGCAACGGCGAGAGCAGGCGTTGAAGTTGCTGgctgaaaacaaaacgcagATGGCCCTGATGATGGCGTGTCAGGCGGTTATGCGTGCACCGGCCCAAGGAGTCGACAAGTTCATCGACAAAGGTTTAACACTGGCGTTGGCCCTGTGGACCAGAGCAGAAGTTTTCATTCGCatgctggatggaaaacgAGCGTTGCAGGATCTGCAGCTGGCGGCCAAGTGTGGGCTTCCGGTGAAACAGAACGCGGATTACTACTCGCGTGTAGCTAAGTGTTATGCAC TTTGTGGTGAAGATGCTCGTGCAGAGGTGTCCGCGAAATTGTTCCACAGTCTTGCAGGCCACAACGATTACGCACTCGGTCGGCTGAAGGAAGATCTGGAGGATCTACGAGTGCTGAAGCGAGAAACACcatcgaaagaggaagaaaaagcgcTGCCTACCTTCACTGGCGAAGCAGCTAACAGTGAACTGACGGGTGCTTCGTCGAAAATCAAGCTCGTAGGATCGAAGGATGACTCGCGAGGACGGTACATCGCTGCGGCGGAAGACATTCCTCCTGGTGAACCGATTCTGGCGGAACCAGCCATCGCAGCCTGCTTGTATCCCAAATTCTTTGGTTCGCATTGCAACGCTTGCTTCAATAG ATTGGTCGCTCCCGTGGCCTGCCCTGATTGCTGTGGAGTAGCTTTCTGCTCGGTGGCTTGCCGTGATAGTGCCTGCGCATCGTATCATCGATTTGAATGCCAGTATCTCGATCTGATGATCGGTTCCGGCATGTCGATCTTGTGCCATTTGGCACTCCGTATCGTCCTTGCGTCCGGAACGCCACAGGCAGCGATCGAGAAAGGGAAAGCCCTGCTGGAGCACCTCTGTGCCCACTCGCAGCTGCGTGAGGCTGAGGATCACTTCAAGCGCACACTAATGACCACATTTCTGTTGAGCATCCTGCAGAAGGTGGAGTTTTTCGGTCGCCGAACGACGGAATCACCGGAACCGAATGATCTGGAGCTGCAGGTCGGAACGATCATTCTCGGTCTTTTGCAAACGCTTCAGTTTAATGCGCATGAAATCTACGAAACACGCATTACGGGAGAGCATCGGGTTGATTCGGCTAAGGTACAGTACCTTGGTGTCGGTATCTATCGTACCGCGTCCATGTTCAATCACGAGTGTTACCCAGGGGTGTCAAGAACGTTCCTTGGAACGTCCATCATCTTCCACACCAGCCGCCCCATTCGCTGTGGAGCCGTTGTACCGGAGAACTACGGTCCGCACTTCCTGCGCCAAACGAAACCGATGAGACAGCGTAATCTCCGGTCGCGGTACTGGTTCAAGTGTGACTGTCGTACGTGCGCGGAAGATTGGCCACTGCTAGAACGACTCATCGATGAACCACGTTTGCTGTGCCCATCGGAGGGTTGTGAGAATGTTTTGGCCTTCCCGACGAAGCCATCGAAACGCAGCATCAAATGTAACAAATGCAAGAAGCAGGTCAACCTAGAACCAAGCATGAAAATGGTCGATGCGAGTGAGCAACTGTATGCGTCCGCCGCAGAGATGATCACG AATGAGCGTATCGACGAGGCGATCGAACTGTTGACGAATGGGCTCAAGATGTTTGCGCAGGTGGCCGTCCCACCGCACAAACCGACGCACATCGCCGAGGAATCGTTGAGAGTTTGCTTCGCTGACAAGGCCACTACTAATCGCTACTGA